The genome window CCACAATGATTCAACTGCATGGTCACGAAATCTCTGGTAACAGCTACAAAGCCCATTTAATGCTGTCACTGCTCAATCTTGAATATGAATGGATCAGAGTTGATTTAATGAAGGGTGAACACAAATCACCAGAATACTTAGCAATCAATCCATTTGGACAAGTGCCTTTGTTAGTAGATGGAGAAACACAACTTGCTGATGCACAAGCAATTCTGGTCTATCTAGCTCGACAATATGGCGGTGAACAGTGGCTACCTGTGGATGCACTACCGATGGCACAGGTAATTCGTTGGTTATCAACGGCTGCGGGTGAAGTGCGTCAAGGTCCAGAAAATGCTCGTCTCTACTATTTATTTGGGGCTGGAACTAACATAAATATTGAACGGGCAACCCAAAAAGCCGAATTTATTCTCAAGCAACTTGAGCAGCATTTAAGTACACGCAATTGGTTAGAATTTGAGCATCCTACAATCGCTGATGTTGCTATCTATCCCTATATTGCTCTAGCAAGAGATGGCAAGATTGAACTTGATACCTATCCTCATGTTTTGAATTGGATTGAACGGGTTAAACAACTTCCTGGTTATATTCCCATGTTAGGAATCTAGACAATGAAAGCCATAATCTTGAATTCATCTCAATCTATCAATTCTTCAGAATGGTTTGCTGAAACTGAAATGGCAACTTCAATACCCGAACCCAGGGACTTACTCATTCGCGTTCAAGGCATTTCCGTCAATCCAGTGGATTACAAAGTTCGCGCATCCCCTCAGATGCAACATCCCTCACAGATTTTAGGATTGGATGCAGCCGGAATTGTTGAGGCTGTTGGCAAAAAAGTCACTCTATTTAAACCCGGTGATGAGGTCTACTATGCAGGCAGCTTTACCCGTCCTGGTAATAATAGTGAATATCATGTAGTTGATGAGCGGATTGTTTGTTGGTAAAAAACCAACCAGGCTTCCAGCCGTAAAACGTGCCTATGGGAAAGCAGAGGAGATCCGATGAAAATCTTGGCAATTTCCGGCAGTCTAAGCTCTCAATCTTCTAACACAGCAATTTTGTACTAAAAATATAGGCGTTTTGAATATCACAAATCTAGCAAAGGCACATAGCTTATTAGAGTTTGGAAGAGCGATTAGCAAGGTGATCTTATCTGAATTACGGTAGAAGTTTCTTTAATTTCAGGAGCAAAACACGATGGCAAACCCAGGCTGGTCACGTACCGAATCACCCTTTCACGCAGGTGAACTGGCAATTCAGGCTCGATTTGGAGCGCAGGAGCA of Anabaena sp. PCC 7108 contains these proteins:
- a CDS encoding alcohol dehydrogenase catalytic domain-containing protein, producing the protein MKAIILNSSQSINSSEWFAETEMATSIPEPRDLLIRVQGISVNPVDYKVRASPQMQHPSQILGLDAAGIVEAVGKKVTLFKPGDEVYYAGSFTRPGNNSEYHVVDERIVCW
- a CDS encoding glutathione S-transferase family protein, whose protein sequence is MIQLHGHEISGNSYKAHLMLSLLNLEYEWIRVDLMKGEHKSPEYLAINPFGQVPLLVDGETQLADAQAILVYLARQYGGEQWLPVDALPMAQVIRWLSTAAGEVRQGPENARLYYLFGAGTNINIERATQKAEFILKQLEQHLSTRNWLEFEHPTIADVAIYPYIALARDGKIELDTYPHVLNWIERVKQLPGYIPMLGI